Proteins found in one Ptychodera flava strain L36383 chromosome 16, AS_Pfla_20210202, whole genome shotgun sequence genomic segment:
- the LOC139152655 gene encoding ras GTPase-activating protein nGAP-like isoform X5 — MTSQSYFSHRHREHRPSVDGVLSYLHLLDPAYENRSRARRKSAPTTSTHVTVMDTEGSPSKFGFLPKRMKTALKRTKSATKIDRKATPIKNIKEEENSEEDMPFLTQKLKTSRSHESVLSGSTGMEATDMTLDDVQVKPLHSSVLGQDHCFQLVSTMGTKYYSCRSATEREKWVQSLRNTMQPDRDEKSRIDNTLTISIIEAKGIPAKKKYFCELCLDENLYARTSSKVKGEMLFWGEQFSFMSLPNVATLSVHLYKDSEKKKKKDKNGYVGSVQIPLSAISTRQGVEKWYPLNSTLARTGSKSDGPSLRIKARFQKTLIQPLDQYSDLLEYLKKNAVTLCETMEPLLNVKTKEELCVQLMKIFQHEDIAQEFLAKVVSDEIEKLANDSLIFRANSIATKAMEAYLKLVGDKYLKDTLGDYISTLYENDEDCEVDPSKVSSNNMQNHQSMLTVLCEMVWCKIINSFSIFPSDIKAVFHSFRNLCSEKDKEEIADHLISASIFLRFLCPAIMSPSLFDLIQEYPTEKTARTLTLIAKTVQNLANFTKFGTKEEYMVFMNDFVEREWSSMKTFLHEISGPSDEGNVVKFDRYIDLGRELAILQSLLTETMDLCNKDALEKLESLPEILERIRNSTEQPLDSSELFAKKMAMYSSTPALSSNIPDHLVKLFQDADLSNSGDVAMLPAFDHAMVGGAKSVAVNTLVQFLKHEEQRETNEAQDTKNRESFYLESQSPEEAGPLRRVNLSYDLFLEQSSGEVSEAQSGASSPSPPQERAASPPTPPPRNRENAAHILAARSQALPLSFSNPVYQLSVGSLKYIDETTNDSKSSIASGRSTRGFESYTVGQPLPMDPKTFFTLGSGSSSTETTPSPDKLPGYGIPMMMDAPHTLPKLGTKGGHVIEQSLQGLEEYGQSTMAVGSGGYARSQGPPRPVSLLTESPRTRSHHYHGHQTIRTVNTAVKHSLFTTMAPPLHAAVLSDSSSGDSPSSSTAMQFSPTSSSNTTTPYSPMGFGDPPAPPPLSSDAKKPNLQEISTQTTLDSSVFVEYEKEMTALKEQLELVSVQLVEAQSRLAEQETKSQREVLEMKAKLKEGEEQLHRQHEEKDKQIKDIITRLMCVEDELKREQKTMQAVVESKQKIIDAQEKQIQTLDSANSKLMAALSQLKERYHLQARNGAAGSPRPSQKFPLNGDFKSSHC; from the exons GCCATTCCTAACACAGAAGTTGAAGACTTCCCGGTCACACGAGTCAGTACTGTCCGGAAGTACTGGCATGGAAGCCACTGACATGACACTGGATGATGTCCAGGTCAAACCgctacacagcagtgttctagGTCAAGACCATTGCTTTCAGCTAGTATCAACCATGGGTACAAAGTACTACTCATGTAGGTCTGCCACAGAGAGGGAAAAATGGGTTCAAAG TCTTCGCAATACCATGCAGCCTGATAGAGATGAAAAATCCAGAATTGATAACACACTAACAATATCAATAATTGAAGCCAAAGGAATTCCGGCCAAGAAAAA GTACTTTTGTGAATTGTGCCTAGACGAAAATCTTTATGCGAGAACATCGTCGAAGGTTAAAGGAGAAATGCTCTTCTGGGGAGAACAGTTCTCATTTAT GAGTCTTCCAAATGTTGCCACACTCAGTGTTCACTTGTACAAAGACAgtgagaagaagaaaaagaaagacaaaaacgGATACGTTG GAAGTGTGCAAATACCGCTCAGTGCCATCAGTACAAGACAAGGCGTTGAGAAATG GTATCCATTGAATTCTACTTTAGCAAGGACAGGCAGCAAAAGTGACGGGCCATCACTGCGTATAAAAGCCAGGTTTCAGAAGACACTTATACAACCATTGGATCAGTACTCAGACTTGTTGGAG tatCTCAAAAAGAATGCTGTGACTTTGTGTGAAACCATGGAACCACTCTTAAATGTAAAGACAAAAGAGGAATTATGTGTGCAATTGATGAAAATATTCCAACATGAAGACATAGCTCAGGAATTCCTTGCCAAAGTTGTGTCCGATGAAATAGAGAAACTTG CAAATGACAGTCTTATTTTCCGTGCCAACTCCATAGCAACCAAGGCCATGGAAGCATACTTAAAACTGGTTGGAGACAAG TACTTGAAGGACACTCTAGGGGATTACATCAGCACCCTCTATGAGAATGATGAAGACTGCGAG GTTGACCCATCCAAGGTGTCAAGCAATAACATGCAGAATCACCAGTCAATGCTGACAGTGCTCTGTGAGATGGTCTGGTGTAAAATCATCAATTCCTTCAGTATCTTTCCGTcagatatcaaagctgtctTCCACAGTTTCCGCAACCTGTGTAGTGAGAAAGACAAAGAGGAAATAGCTGATCACTTGATCAG TGCGTCCATATTCCTGCGCTTCTTATGTCCAGCTATCATGTCACCAAGCCTCTTTGACCTCATACAGGAGTACCCTACAGAGAAGACGGCTCGAACGCTGACCCTCATAGCAAAAACTGTACAGAACCTAGCCAACTTTACAAA GTTTGGCACCAAAGAGGAATACATGGTGTTTATGAATGACTTTGTGGAGAGAGAGTGGAGCAGTATGAAGACATTTTTGCATGAAATATCA GGTCCAAGTGATGAAGGAAATGTTGTGAAGTTTGATAGATATATTGATCTTGGCAGAGAACTTGCAATACTGCAGTCACTGCTGACGGAAACCATGGACCTGTGTAATAAG GATGCACTTGAAAAGTTGGAATCACTGCCGGAGATTCTTGAAAGGATACGCAATTCCACAGAGCAGCCACTGGATAGCTCAGAACTTTTTGCCAAGAAGATGGCAATGTACAGCTCCACGCCTGCCCTCAGCTCCAACATCCCGGACCACCTCGTCAAACTCTTTCAAGATGCAGACTTATCCAATTCCGGAGATGTTGCCATGTTGCCGGCATTTGACCATGCCATGGTTGGAGGAGCTAAGTCGGTTGCCGTCAATACACTTGTGCAATTTCTTAAACACGAGGAGCAAAGAGAGACAAACGAAGCTCAGGACACAAAGAACAGAGAGAGTTTCTATTTGGAAAGTCAATCTCCAGAAGAGGCGGGACCATTGAGAAGGGTCAATCTGTCGTATGATTTATTCCTAGAACAGTCATCCGGGGAGGTGTCTGAAGCCCAGTCTGGTGCTTCGTCACCCTCTCCCCCGCAGGAAAGAGCAGCCAGTCCGCCAACTCCTCCACCGAGAAATCGCGAAAATGCAGCGCATATTTTGGCTGCCAGGTCACAGGCCCTGCCTCTTTCCTTTAGTAATCCAGTGTATCAACTGTCGGTTGGATCGCTGAAATATATCGACGAAACTACGAACGATAGCAAGAGCTCCATTGCCAGTGGTAGGAGCACACGGGGGTTTGAATCGTACACTGTTGGGCAGCCGCTGCCTATGGATCCTAAGACTTTCTTCACATTAGGCAGTGGTAGCAGTAGTACGGAAACCACCCCCTCACCGGACAAATTACCAGGGTACGGTATCCCCATGATGATGGATGCTCCACACACGCTGCCAAAGCTGGGAACAAAAGGGGGCCATGTAATCGAACAGTCACTGCAAGGCCTTGAGGAGTATGGACAGTCTACCATGGCAGTCGGCAGTGGTGGTTACGCACGGAGTCAAGGCCCACCCAGGCCAGTATCGTTACTGACTGAATCCCCTAGGACTAGATCACATCACTATCACGGACACCAAACAATACGCACTGTGAACACTGCCGTTAAGCACTCTCTTTTCACAACCATGGCCCCGCCTTTACACGCCGCTGTACTCTCAGACTCCAGCAGTGGCGACAGTCCTTCTTCATCCACTGCCATGCAATTCTCACCCACTTCAAGCAGTAACACAACCACGCCTTACAGCCCTATGGGATTTGGTGATCCTCCAGCACCTCCACCATTATCATCAGATGCTAAGAAACCCAATTTGCAAGAGATTTCCACCCAGACAACACTGGACTCTAGCGTCTTTGTGGAG TACGAGAAAGAAATGACAGCGCTTAAAGAGCAGCTGGAATTGGTGTCGGTGCAACTTGTAGAAGCGCAGTCTAGGTTAGCGGAGCAGGAAACAAAGTCGCAGAGGGAAGTCTTAGAAATGAAGGCCAAGCTCAAAGAAGGGGAGGAACAACTTCACAGACAGCATGAAGAGAaagataaacaaattaaagatattattacaag ACTGATGTGTGTGGAAGACGAACTGAAGCGAGAACAGAAGACCATGCAAGCAGTGGTAGAATCCAAACAGAAAATCATCGACGCCCAGGAAAAACAAATCCAGACTCTAGATTCCGCAAACAGTAAACTCATGGCGGCTCTCTCCCAACTCAAAGAACGCTACCACTTGCAGGCTAGGAATGGCGCAGCCGGCAGTCCCCGTCCATCACAAAAATTTCCACTCAACGGTGATTTCAAGAGCAGTCACTGCTAG
- the LOC139152655 gene encoding ras GTPase-activating protein nGAP-like isoform X2 — protein sequence MDTTTMCDALLSNMATLFARNPVYFESADVQDPAYENRSRARRKSAPTTSTHVTVMDTEGSPSKFGFLPKRMKTALKRTKSATKIDRKATPIKNIKEEENSEEDMPFLTQKLKTSRSHESVLSGSTGMEATDMTLDDVQVKPLHSSVLGQDHCFQLVSTMGTKYYSCRSATEREKWVQSLRNTMQPDRDEKSRIDNTLTISIIEAKGIPAKKKYFCELCLDENLYARTSSKVKGEMLFWGEQFSFMSLPNVATLSVHLYKDSEKKKKKDKNGYVGSVQIPLSAISTRQGVEKWYPLNSTLARTGSKSDGPSLRIKARFQKTLIQPLDQYSDLLEYLKKNAVTLCETMEPLLNVKTKEELCVQLMKIFQHEDIAQEFLAKVVSDEIEKLANDSLIFRANSIATKAMEAYLKLVGDKYLKDTLGDYISTLYENDEDCEVDPSKVSSNNMQNHQSMLTVLCEMVWCKIINSFSIFPSDIKAVFHSFRNLCSEKDKEEIADHLISASIFLRFLCPAIMSPSLFDLIQEYPTEKTARTLTLIAKTVQNLANFTKFGTKEEYMVFMNDFVEREWSSMKTFLHEISGPSDEGNVVKFDRYIDLGRELAILQSLLTETMDLCNKDALEKLESLPEILERIRNSTEQPLDSSELFAKKMAMYSSTPALSSNIPDHLVKLFQDADLSNSGDVAMLPAFDHAMVGGAKSVAVNTLVQFLKHEEQRETNEAQDTKNRESFYLESQSPEEAGPLRRVNLSYDLFLEQSSGEVSEAQSGASSPSPPQERAASPPTPPPRNRENAAHILAARSQALPLSFSNPVYQLSVGSLKYIDETTNDSKSSIASGRSTRGFESYTVGQPLPMDPKTFFTLGSGSSSTETTPSPDKLPGYGIPMMMDAPHTLPKLGTKGGHVIEQSLQGLEEYGQSTMAVGSGGYARSQGPPRPVSLLTESPRTRSHHYHGHQTIRTVNTAVKHSLFTTMAPPLHAAVLSDSSSGDSPSSSTAMQFSPTSSSNTTTPYSPMGFGDPPAPPPLSSDAKKPNLQEISTQTTLDSSVFVEYEKEMTALKEQLELVSVQLVEAQSRLAEQETKSQREVLEMKAKLKEGEEQLHRQHEEKDKQIKDIITRLMCVEDELKREQKTMQAVVESKQKIIDAQEKQIQTLDSANSKLMAALSQLKERYHLQARNGAAGSPRPSQKFPLNGDFKSSHC from the exons GCCATTCCTAACACAGAAGTTGAAGACTTCCCGGTCACACGAGTCAGTACTGTCCGGAAGTACTGGCATGGAAGCCACTGACATGACACTGGATGATGTCCAGGTCAAACCgctacacagcagtgttctagGTCAAGACCATTGCTTTCAGCTAGTATCAACCATGGGTACAAAGTACTACTCATGTAGGTCTGCCACAGAGAGGGAAAAATGGGTTCAAAG TCTTCGCAATACCATGCAGCCTGATAGAGATGAAAAATCCAGAATTGATAACACACTAACAATATCAATAATTGAAGCCAAAGGAATTCCGGCCAAGAAAAA GTACTTTTGTGAATTGTGCCTAGACGAAAATCTTTATGCGAGAACATCGTCGAAGGTTAAAGGAGAAATGCTCTTCTGGGGAGAACAGTTCTCATTTAT GAGTCTTCCAAATGTTGCCACACTCAGTGTTCACTTGTACAAAGACAgtgagaagaagaaaaagaaagacaaaaacgGATACGTTG GAAGTGTGCAAATACCGCTCAGTGCCATCAGTACAAGACAAGGCGTTGAGAAATG GTATCCATTGAATTCTACTTTAGCAAGGACAGGCAGCAAAAGTGACGGGCCATCACTGCGTATAAAAGCCAGGTTTCAGAAGACACTTATACAACCATTGGATCAGTACTCAGACTTGTTGGAG tatCTCAAAAAGAATGCTGTGACTTTGTGTGAAACCATGGAACCACTCTTAAATGTAAAGACAAAAGAGGAATTATGTGTGCAATTGATGAAAATATTCCAACATGAAGACATAGCTCAGGAATTCCTTGCCAAAGTTGTGTCCGATGAAATAGAGAAACTTG CAAATGACAGTCTTATTTTCCGTGCCAACTCCATAGCAACCAAGGCCATGGAAGCATACTTAAAACTGGTTGGAGACAAG TACTTGAAGGACACTCTAGGGGATTACATCAGCACCCTCTATGAGAATGATGAAGACTGCGAG GTTGACCCATCCAAGGTGTCAAGCAATAACATGCAGAATCACCAGTCAATGCTGACAGTGCTCTGTGAGATGGTCTGGTGTAAAATCATCAATTCCTTCAGTATCTTTCCGTcagatatcaaagctgtctTCCACAGTTTCCGCAACCTGTGTAGTGAGAAAGACAAAGAGGAAATAGCTGATCACTTGATCAG TGCGTCCATATTCCTGCGCTTCTTATGTCCAGCTATCATGTCACCAAGCCTCTTTGACCTCATACAGGAGTACCCTACAGAGAAGACGGCTCGAACGCTGACCCTCATAGCAAAAACTGTACAGAACCTAGCCAACTTTACAAA GTTTGGCACCAAAGAGGAATACATGGTGTTTATGAATGACTTTGTGGAGAGAGAGTGGAGCAGTATGAAGACATTTTTGCATGAAATATCA GGTCCAAGTGATGAAGGAAATGTTGTGAAGTTTGATAGATATATTGATCTTGGCAGAGAACTTGCAATACTGCAGTCACTGCTGACGGAAACCATGGACCTGTGTAATAAG GATGCACTTGAAAAGTTGGAATCACTGCCGGAGATTCTTGAAAGGATACGCAATTCCACAGAGCAGCCACTGGATAGCTCAGAACTTTTTGCCAAGAAGATGGCAATGTACAGCTCCACGCCTGCCCTCAGCTCCAACATCCCGGACCACCTCGTCAAACTCTTTCAAGATGCAGACTTATCCAATTCCGGAGATGTTGCCATGTTGCCGGCATTTGACCATGCCATGGTTGGAGGAGCTAAGTCGGTTGCCGTCAATACACTTGTGCAATTTCTTAAACACGAGGAGCAAAGAGAGACAAACGAAGCTCAGGACACAAAGAACAGAGAGAGTTTCTATTTGGAAAGTCAATCTCCAGAAGAGGCGGGACCATTGAGAAGGGTCAATCTGTCGTATGATTTATTCCTAGAACAGTCATCCGGGGAGGTGTCTGAAGCCCAGTCTGGTGCTTCGTCACCCTCTCCCCCGCAGGAAAGAGCAGCCAGTCCGCCAACTCCTCCACCGAGAAATCGCGAAAATGCAGCGCATATTTTGGCTGCCAGGTCACAGGCCCTGCCTCTTTCCTTTAGTAATCCAGTGTATCAACTGTCGGTTGGATCGCTGAAATATATCGACGAAACTACGAACGATAGCAAGAGCTCCATTGCCAGTGGTAGGAGCACACGGGGGTTTGAATCGTACACTGTTGGGCAGCCGCTGCCTATGGATCCTAAGACTTTCTTCACATTAGGCAGTGGTAGCAGTAGTACGGAAACCACCCCCTCACCGGACAAATTACCAGGGTACGGTATCCCCATGATGATGGATGCTCCACACACGCTGCCAAAGCTGGGAACAAAAGGGGGCCATGTAATCGAACAGTCACTGCAAGGCCTTGAGGAGTATGGACAGTCTACCATGGCAGTCGGCAGTGGTGGTTACGCACGGAGTCAAGGCCCACCCAGGCCAGTATCGTTACTGACTGAATCCCCTAGGACTAGATCACATCACTATCACGGACACCAAACAATACGCACTGTGAACACTGCCGTTAAGCACTCTCTTTTCACAACCATGGCCCCGCCTTTACACGCCGCTGTACTCTCAGACTCCAGCAGTGGCGACAGTCCTTCTTCATCCACTGCCATGCAATTCTCACCCACTTCAAGCAGTAACACAACCACGCCTTACAGCCCTATGGGATTTGGTGATCCTCCAGCACCTCCACCATTATCATCAGATGCTAAGAAACCCAATTTGCAAGAGATTTCCACCCAGACAACACTGGACTCTAGCGTCTTTGTGGAG TACGAGAAAGAAATGACAGCGCTTAAAGAGCAGCTGGAATTGGTGTCGGTGCAACTTGTAGAAGCGCAGTCTAGGTTAGCGGAGCAGGAAACAAAGTCGCAGAGGGAAGTCTTAGAAATGAAGGCCAAGCTCAAAGAAGGGGAGGAACAACTTCACAGACAGCATGAAGAGAaagataaacaaattaaagatattattacaag ACTGATGTGTGTGGAAGACGAACTGAAGCGAGAACAGAAGACCATGCAAGCAGTGGTAGAATCCAAACAGAAAATCATCGACGCCCAGGAAAAACAAATCCAGACTCTAGATTCCGCAAACAGTAAACTCATGGCGGCTCTCTCCCAACTCAAAGAACGCTACCACTTGCAGGCTAGGAATGGCGCAGCCGGCAGTCCCCGTCCATCACAAAAATTTCCACTCAACGGTGATTTCAAGAGCAGTCACTGCTAG
- the LOC139152655 gene encoding ras GTPase-activating protein nGAP-like isoform X7: MDWLVNSLPMYFRTNRAGVRSNTNPAYENRSRARRKSAPTTSTHVTVMDTEGSPSKFGFLPKRMKTALKRTKSATKIDRKATPIKNIKEEENSEEDMPFLTQKLKTSRSHESVLSGSTGMEATDMTLDDVQVKPLHSSVLGQDHCFQLVSTMGTKYYSCRSATEREKWVQSLRNTMQPDRDEKSRIDNTLTISIIEAKGIPAKKKYFCELCLDENLYARTSSKVKGEMLFWGEQFSFMSLPNVATLSVHLYKDSEKKKKKDKNGYVGSVQIPLSAISTRQGVEKWYPLNSTLARTGSKSDGPSLRIKARFQKTLIQPLDQYSDLLEYLKKNAVTLCETMEPLLNVKTKEELCVQLMKIFQHEDIAQEFLAKVVSDEIEKLANDSLIFRANSIATKAMEAYLKLVGDKYLKDTLGDYISTLYENDEDCEVDPSKVSSNNMQNHQSMLTVLCEMVWCKIINSFSIFPSDIKAVFHSFRNLCSEKDKEEIADHLISASIFLRFLCPAIMSPSLFDLIQEYPTEKTARTLTLIAKTVQNLANFTKFGTKEEYMVFMNDFVEREWSSMKTFLHEISGPSDEGNVVKFDRYIDLGRELAILQSLLTETMDLCNKDALEKLESLPEILERIRNSTEQPLDSSELFAKKMAMYSSTPALSSNIPDHLVKLFQDADLSNSGDVAMLPAFDHAMVGGAKSVAVNTLVQFLKHEEQRETNEAQDTKNRESFYLESQSPEEAGPLRRVNLSYDLFLEQSSGEVSEAQSGASSPSPPQERAASPPTPPPRNRENAAHILAARSQALPLSFSNPVYQLSVGSLKYIDETTNDSKSSIASGRSTRGFESYTVGQPLPMDPKTFFTLGSGSSSTETTPSPDKLPGYGIPMMMDAPHTLPKLGTKGGHVIEQSLQGLEEYGQSTMAVGSGGYARSQGPPRPVSLLTESPRTRSHHYHGHQTIRTVNTAVKHSLFTTMAPPLHAAVLSDSSSGDSPSSSTAMQFSPTSSSNTTTPYSPMGFGDPPAPPPLSSDAKKPNLQEISTQTTLDSSVFVEYEKEMTALKEQLELVSVQLVEAQSRLAEQETKSQREVLEMKAKLKEGEEQLHRQHEEKDKQIKDIITRLMCVEDELKREQKTMQAVVESKQKIIDAQEKQIQTLDSANSKLMAALSQLKERYHLQARNGAAGSPRPSQKFPLNGDFKSSHC; this comes from the exons GCCATTCCTAACACAGAAGTTGAAGACTTCCCGGTCACACGAGTCAGTACTGTCCGGAAGTACTGGCATGGAAGCCACTGACATGACACTGGATGATGTCCAGGTCAAACCgctacacagcagtgttctagGTCAAGACCATTGCTTTCAGCTAGTATCAACCATGGGTACAAAGTACTACTCATGTAGGTCTGCCACAGAGAGGGAAAAATGGGTTCAAAG TCTTCGCAATACCATGCAGCCTGATAGAGATGAAAAATCCAGAATTGATAACACACTAACAATATCAATAATTGAAGCCAAAGGAATTCCGGCCAAGAAAAA GTACTTTTGTGAATTGTGCCTAGACGAAAATCTTTATGCGAGAACATCGTCGAAGGTTAAAGGAGAAATGCTCTTCTGGGGAGAACAGTTCTCATTTAT GAGTCTTCCAAATGTTGCCACACTCAGTGTTCACTTGTACAAAGACAgtgagaagaagaaaaagaaagacaaaaacgGATACGTTG GAAGTGTGCAAATACCGCTCAGTGCCATCAGTACAAGACAAGGCGTTGAGAAATG GTATCCATTGAATTCTACTTTAGCAAGGACAGGCAGCAAAAGTGACGGGCCATCACTGCGTATAAAAGCCAGGTTTCAGAAGACACTTATACAACCATTGGATCAGTACTCAGACTTGTTGGAG tatCTCAAAAAGAATGCTGTGACTTTGTGTGAAACCATGGAACCACTCTTAAATGTAAAGACAAAAGAGGAATTATGTGTGCAATTGATGAAAATATTCCAACATGAAGACATAGCTCAGGAATTCCTTGCCAAAGTTGTGTCCGATGAAATAGAGAAACTTG CAAATGACAGTCTTATTTTCCGTGCCAACTCCATAGCAACCAAGGCCATGGAAGCATACTTAAAACTGGTTGGAGACAAG TACTTGAAGGACACTCTAGGGGATTACATCAGCACCCTCTATGAGAATGATGAAGACTGCGAG GTTGACCCATCCAAGGTGTCAAGCAATAACATGCAGAATCACCAGTCAATGCTGACAGTGCTCTGTGAGATGGTCTGGTGTAAAATCATCAATTCCTTCAGTATCTTTCCGTcagatatcaaagctgtctTCCACAGTTTCCGCAACCTGTGTAGTGAGAAAGACAAAGAGGAAATAGCTGATCACTTGATCAG TGCGTCCATATTCCTGCGCTTCTTATGTCCAGCTATCATGTCACCAAGCCTCTTTGACCTCATACAGGAGTACCCTACAGAGAAGACGGCTCGAACGCTGACCCTCATAGCAAAAACTGTACAGAACCTAGCCAACTTTACAAA GTTTGGCACCAAAGAGGAATACATGGTGTTTATGAATGACTTTGTGGAGAGAGAGTGGAGCAGTATGAAGACATTTTTGCATGAAATATCA GGTCCAAGTGATGAAGGAAATGTTGTGAAGTTTGATAGATATATTGATCTTGGCAGAGAACTTGCAATACTGCAGTCACTGCTGACGGAAACCATGGACCTGTGTAATAAG GATGCACTTGAAAAGTTGGAATCACTGCCGGAGATTCTTGAAAGGATACGCAATTCCACAGAGCAGCCACTGGATAGCTCAGAACTTTTTGCCAAGAAGATGGCAATGTACAGCTCCACGCCTGCCCTCAGCTCCAACATCCCGGACCACCTCGTCAAACTCTTTCAAGATGCAGACTTATCCAATTCCGGAGATGTTGCCATGTTGCCGGCATTTGACCATGCCATGGTTGGAGGAGCTAAGTCGGTTGCCGTCAATACACTTGTGCAATTTCTTAAACACGAGGAGCAAAGAGAGACAAACGAAGCTCAGGACACAAAGAACAGAGAGAGTTTCTATTTGGAAAGTCAATCTCCAGAAGAGGCGGGACCATTGAGAAGGGTCAATCTGTCGTATGATTTATTCCTAGAACAGTCATCCGGGGAGGTGTCTGAAGCCCAGTCTGGTGCTTCGTCACCCTCTCCCCCGCAGGAAAGAGCAGCCAGTCCGCCAACTCCTCCACCGAGAAATCGCGAAAATGCAGCGCATATTTTGGCTGCCAGGTCACAGGCCCTGCCTCTTTCCTTTAGTAATCCAGTGTATCAACTGTCGGTTGGATCGCTGAAATATATCGACGAAACTACGAACGATAGCAAGAGCTCCATTGCCAGTGGTAGGAGCACACGGGGGTTTGAATCGTACACTGTTGGGCAGCCGCTGCCTATGGATCCTAAGACTTTCTTCACATTAGGCAGTGGTAGCAGTAGTACGGAAACCACCCCCTCACCGGACAAATTACCAGGGTACGGTATCCCCATGATGATGGATGCTCCACACACGCTGCCAAAGCTGGGAACAAAAGGGGGCCATGTAATCGAACAGTCACTGCAAGGCCTTGAGGAGTATGGACAGTCTACCATGGCAGTCGGCAGTGGTGGTTACGCACGGAGTCAAGGCCCACCCAGGCCAGTATCGTTACTGACTGAATCCCCTAGGACTAGATCACATCACTATCACGGACACCAAACAATACGCACTGTGAACACTGCCGTTAAGCACTCTCTTTTCACAACCATGGCCCCGCCTTTACACGCCGCTGTACTCTCAGACTCCAGCAGTGGCGACAGTCCTTCTTCATCCACTGCCATGCAATTCTCACCCACTTCAAGCAGTAACACAACCACGCCTTACAGCCCTATGGGATTTGGTGATCCTCCAGCACCTCCACCATTATCATCAGATGCTAAGAAACCCAATTTGCAAGAGATTTCCACCCAGACAACACTGGACTCTAGCGTCTTTGTGGAG TACGAGAAAGAAATGACAGCGCTTAAAGAGCAGCTGGAATTGGTGTCGGTGCAACTTGTAGAAGCGCAGTCTAGGTTAGCGGAGCAGGAAACAAAGTCGCAGAGGGAAGTCTTAGAAATGAAGGCCAAGCTCAAAGAAGGGGAGGAACAACTTCACAGACAGCATGAAGAGAaagataaacaaattaaagatattattacaag ACTGATGTGTGTGGAAGACGAACTGAAGCGAGAACAGAAGACCATGCAAGCAGTGGTAGAATCCAAACAGAAAATCATCGACGCCCAGGAAAAACAAATCCAGACTCTAGATTCCGCAAACAGTAAACTCATGGCGGCTCTCTCCCAACTCAAAGAACGCTACCACTTGCAGGCTAGGAATGGCGCAGCCGGCAGTCCCCGTCCATCACAAAAATTTCCACTCAACGGTGATTTCAAGAGCAGTCACTGCTAG